One Gammaproteobacteria bacterium genomic window, CCAACTCCTGATGTTTCTATGGCAATCTTAAAAATTCGTCTTGAAAAAGAAACAAACTTGCAGGAGTTGAAAGAGTTTTTGAGATATAAAGCACTGCACTCCAGACTCCAACAACAAATTGGTTACACAAATTCGACTGAAGTTGTATCATCGGACTTTATCGGAACCAGAGAAGCATGTATCATAGACTCAACTGCAACAATCTGTAATGGTAAAAATATTGTGGTCTACTGCTGGTATGATAATGAGTTTGGCTACTCATGTCAGGTTGTCAGATGTCTGGAAAAATTTGCCGGCGTGAATTGGCCATCTTATCCAAAAAGAAGATAAAATAACAAAAAGGGCGTTATGATAACAATTAAGAGGGCTTCCAAGCCTGTTAAAAGCAACCTGAAGTCCGGCCTGGCACTTGCCGGTGGCGGACCTTTGGGTGGTTTTTATGAATTGGGTGCATTATGTGCATTAAAAGATAGCGTCAATGCACTCAATCTCAACAACCTGGATGTTTATGTTGGTGTTTCATCCGGTGCATTTTTAGTATCAGCTTTGGCTAATGGAATCAGTACTGAAGAAATTGCCAATATCTTTGCATACAATAAAAACGCTGAGACACCGTTTAACCCTGATCATTTTTTACGCCCGGCGTATAAACAGTTCATCAAGAAATTATCGACAAGCCCGTTTGTAACATCTGAGGCAATTTTGTCTTGGCTGAAAAACCCTTTCAAAACTAGTGTGGTTGATGTTTTGGAGAAATTGGGAACTATTCTTCCCAACGGAGTGTTTGATAACTCCAGTCTTGAGAAGTTTCTCAGTAAGATACTAACCACTAAACACTGCACCAATGATTTTCGCAAACTGAAACACAAACTGTATATTGTTGCCTGTGACATCAATACCGGAAAAATCGCTACATTCAGTACCGATGAAAACTCAGATGTGCCGATTTCAAAAGCGGTTCAGGCATCTTCTGCATTACCTGGTTTATATGAGCCGGTTAATATTAAAGGGCGATTTTATGTGGATGGTGCTTTGAGACGAACAATGAATGCATCTGCAGCTTTGAATCAGAATGTTCATCTGTTATTTGCAGTGAATCCAATAGTTCCATTTGCCAGCAAACAACGATTGCATCAGAAGTCAAAACTTCTCAAAGGTGGTTTACCGTTGGTTTTATCTCAGACGTTCAGGTCAATAGTCCAATCTCGGTTGAAATCAGGTCTTGATAAGTATCACACTCAATATCCCAAGGCTGATATCATTTTGATTGAACCTTATAAAGATGATGAAATGTTGTTTAGTACCAATTTGTTTAGTTATTCCAACAGAGACAAATTGTGTGAGTATGCTTATCAGCAAACCCGCAGACAAATCCGAGAGCAGATAAAGGATATTCAACCGATATTGGAACGCCATTCGTATACAATTAACGAAACCAATTTATATTCTCGTAAACGCCAGATGAAGGATTTTCTCAATCAGGAAAAAATGGCTAACTCTCGAGTGATGCTAAGACTGGACGAGACATTAAATAAACTCTCCAGGGCAATTAATCATTAGATTTCTATAAATAATTCCTCATACAAAAAAAGCTGAATTATTATCAGCTTTTTTTGATTTGGTTGAATTGAAACGGATTATTCAGGAATTTGATAATCTCTGCGGCGCAGCAAATCAACACCACACTCCAACTTGGAGAACCAATCATAAAATTTTTCAATCATTTCTTTCCCTTTAAAAACTTTGCCATGTTGAGGGACAATCATTTCAACATCAAGTTCGCGCACCATTTCGACCCAGAAAGCGGTGACCTTGCCGGAAACCATATAACGCTCGTGAAATCCTTGCATGGATGGCAAATGAGCCTCAAAATCTTCAACATAGACAGAGTCAGTCATATCCACAAGAGAGGCACCAACATCTCCGGTGAAAAGAATTTTACTAACCGGATCATAAACTTGAATATTGCCCACAGAGTGTAAAAAATGAGCCGGTAGAAATACTAATTCATTATTCCCGAAAGTCATTCTGCGACCGGGATCAGGAATCTCAATAATGCGTTTGGCAATATCAGCACCACTTTTGTCCATGAAAGTTGAAACCAAATGAGGTAAAAAACGTCCCCATAATTTGGAAATAATGACTTTACATTCAGTATGGAGCAGCCAGCGATCAATTGAAGCAATAATATCCGGGTCTTGATGCGATGCAAAAATATAATTCAACTCTTTGGTTTTCATAAACTGACCAACTGAAATTGTCAAAGGCATGTAAGTTAAATCCCCGCCCGGATCTAATAACATGGTTTTGCCATTATCTACAATCATGAATTGGTTAGCCTGAACACCGTGACCTGTTACCAGATCAGGAAACATCAGAAAAGAATGACTATTATCTTTGTACAAAGTAATGGGTTTAGAATGCTGCATTGTTTCTTCTTTTTATTATTAACAAAATTGTGTATCGTTAAGTATATTATAAACAAAGTCTGTTTTTTGCAAGATTCTATAGACTTTAAATTTATTTTGACAGAGGTCAAAACTCATTGATTGTCTGTATTATTCAAAAAAATGACTTATTGCCTATTGGTTAAAACCTTTATTAAAGCTAGAATTCCGATGTTAATTCAGAAAAATTAAAGGCTCTTGCAATCAATGAAAAAAATAATTTTACTAGTGTGTATTACACTTTTGGTCTCATGCGGTGATAAATCTGGTCAACCTGTGGATGCAAAAAACACAACAGGAAATAACGCATCCCAGAGTGGTAATAAAGATTCCCAAAAAGGCAAATGGGGAAACAAGGATGATAATACACCTGAAAAAAATGCAATCAATGTTGAAGCCTCTCAAGTTTATACAGGTGAAGCTATTTCAATTTTCAACACCACCACGATTCTTGAAGCTGATTTGGAATCAGCTGTCACTTCAAAAGCCAGTGGAATCGTTTTGGATATTAATGTTGAGGTTGGAGATAAAGTCAGTGAGGGTGATGTCTTAGCTGTTTTAGAGTCAGATGTTCAAGAACTCCAATTCAAAAGTGCAGAAGCCAATTATCAAAAATCTTTGAATAATTACGAAAGAGCTAAAGCACTGATTGGCAA contains:
- a CDS encoding patatin-like phospholipase family protein — translated: MITIKRASKPVKSNLKSGLALAGGGPLGGFYELGALCALKDSVNALNLNNLDVYVGVSSGAFLVSALANGISTEEIANIFAYNKNAETPFNPDHFLRPAYKQFIKKLSTSPFVTSEAILSWLKNPFKTSVVDVLEKLGTILPNGVFDNSSLEKFLSKILTTKHCTNDFRKLKHKLYIVACDINTGKIATFSTDENSDVPISKAVQASSALPGLYEPVNIKGRFYVDGALRRTMNASAALNQNVHLLFAVNPIVPFASKQRLHQKSKLLKGGLPLVLSQTFRSIVQSRLKSGLDKYHTQYPKADIILIEPYKDDEMLFSTNLFSYSNRDKLCEYAYQQTRRQIREQIKDIQPILERHSYTINETNLYSRKRQMKDFLNQEKMANSRVMLRLDETLNKLSRAINH
- a CDS encoding MBL fold metallo-hydrolase; the protein is MQHSKPITLYKDNSHSFLMFPDLVTGHGVQANQFMIVDNGKTMLLDPGGDLTYMPLTISVGQFMKTKELNYIFASHQDPDIIASIDRWLLHTECKVIISKLWGRFLPHLVSTFMDKSGADIAKRIIEIPDPGRRMTFGNNELVFLPAHFLHSVGNIQVYDPVSKILFTGDVGASLVDMTDSVYVEDFEAHLPSMQGFHERYMVSGKVTAFWVEMVRELDVEMIVPQHGKVFKGKEMIEKFYDWFSKLECGVDLLRRRDYQIPE